In Harpia harpyja isolate bHarHar1 chromosome 21, bHarHar1 primary haplotype, whole genome shotgun sequence, the DNA window ggtgaagcagcagcagtgcttgAGCACCTCAAGGATGTGGTGAGTGGGGTTTGGTGTGGGATGGGGAGCTGGGTCCTTTCCTTGCTGGTCTCTCATTTGGTTCTCTCTTGCTTGCAGGTTGCTGGTCCTGTTTGGCTTTTTGCTGCCCTTAGCCCCTTGTGCTGATGGCCTGGGGGATCAGGATCTCTTGGGTAATGAGGCCTCTCTGGGCCGGTAGTGGTTTGGATGTGGGCTTTAGGTTTGTCCAGAGCTGTTTCCCCTCTGCCTTGGTGTGGAAGAAGGCTCTAAAGTGGGGCTGGTGAGCTGGAGGACTTGCAGAGTGTGTGCCTCTGGGAGGGTGATGCTGGAACTGATGGTGGTCTTCCCTCTGCAGAGAGTGTGACCTGTCATAGGAATGGGATGGAAGTTGAATTTTCAAGAGAGCTTGGCAACTACTCCTGGCATGTGTCTGTTGAGGGTATGTATTGCTACTGCCCTGGCCCTTTCCGCTGTAGCCTGAAAGTGGGTGCCTGCCTGCAGGGCTGATCTTCTGCATTCTCCCTAGATGTGAGTGGTGAGGAGATCGTGTCCTGTGACCCCACTGTAGATTATGAGAGGCTGTTGCTCAGTGTCCTGTTCGTCAACTGCACTAGCCTGGAGGTAAAGGGATCTTCTTTCTGGAAGCTCCTGTGATGGAgtgtggtatttttttcctggtcagGATTGGGTTTAATAGGGTTTCTAGCTCTAACTTTCTTCAGGAGTGGAAATACTTACACTTCTGATAATTTAAAACAGCTCTATAATAGCAGTTCATGTcagaagttgaaaaaaattaccagaataCTTGTTCTTTCAACTGTGGATTAAACCCCCTTAGACACTGCCATAAATGTGTTCTCCTGTAAAGGAATTGAGCTACTTTAAAGGATATCTTGTAGGGGGATGGACCAGGTTCAAGAGTTTCAAAGCACCACTCTATTTACACAATGTGTATTGATAGAGAAATTAACAACACATGCCATTGATAGCTGTTGAGGTAGAGTAATAAGTGGGAGGCCAACCCAAACTAGCCTCAAACAGAGGTTTTACTGGTAACTGTtgctttaaagtatttgaaatacCACAAGACTCTTGGTTTTGGCATTTATTAACTTGTTTCTTGACCAGCTGACTTGCTGGCACTACAACCTGCTAGtccttggggctttttttttcttgactcccgCAGTTGTCTCAGTATTTTCTGCTCTTCAACCTAACCTTGTGAGCCCATGCTTTCCTAGAGATCTCCTCCTTTTCCatagggcttttaaaaaaaaacaatttgtcTTGTCCTTGTGCTGGTACAAACACCTAAAATAACTCTGAAGCTAGAGTTTAGCCTCAATGGCTTTTAGTTGTCCTCGTGCTGTGGTGAGTACTGCTGCCTCTTTCTAATTAATGTCTCTTGTCTATAGCATGGTCAGCACCTGCTAAGATTGAGGCTGGTGGTGAATGACACAATGGGAGAGGAGAAGAATGTAACTTACAGCACTCGCTGCCATAGTGTTCATGCAGATGAAATCATTACTCCTTTCTTTGCTGGTGCAACAAACTGTACAAAAGACTTCATGGCAGTAAGTAGAGGAATGGGTGTGCTATAGATCCTGCTTAGAGGCTTACAAGGCAGGATGGCTGTCTCCTGGAACTGCGTGGCTGGGATCTGCAGAAAGCTGGGGAAAGCTCCAGCCAGCTTCAGGGAGGCCTGTTGGCTTTGTGTTCATCTTAGTGTGACCACTAGCTCTTTGAAGAGTTGGTTTGCAAATGGTTATTAATGATGCACATGGTTTGGCTTCAGCCCTATTGCAGGGGAAACCAGGGTGCTGGTGCCAGCTGTCTGCTTTGGAAAACTATGGTAGATATTTTTATTAGGAAGTTGTAGGGTTCTGACCACTGTCTGTTCCTGTGGTCTAACCCTTGTGCTGTGTTTCAGGTTACTTTCCAAAGACTCATTCCAGGCTTCAGTGATGAGCATATGGTAAGTGCCTTCTGTCTTGCAAAGGGGGGGTGCAGGAGTGCCTGGGGTTTGGACCTAAACTGAGCCTGATGTCTCCAAGCTGGAGTAGTTTTCTCTGAAGTACTTGCATCTTGTCAGGAAGCTTAATTCTGTGCTATCAATATAGGGAACTTGAGTGTAAAGCCTGTGATGTGGCAGCTCTGCAGGTTGAAGAACTGTGTAATGCCTTGCTGCTTCTGTGTGATTGGTCCTTCCCTTCCTAAGCAAGGATCTCCTGCTTTGCCAGGTTCCAGCAGCTCCAATGACCTGGACTCTGTCAGTTGATGATGGAACCAGAATACACCAGCTAAGCCTTGGGCAAGCCATGCAGCAAGGCTATAACTTTCTAGCTGATGGCCACAACCTGATCTTCCAGGTAGCCTTTACTGCCACTGGAGTTGTCTCCTACAAGGTAGGTGAACAAATTGTTGGCACTGAGGAGATGGTGCTGCTTTAACAGAGGCTAGGTATCTCCCTCCTGTAGACCTGCAGAAAGCACTTGCAGGTCATGGCCAGAGCTGGTGTCAAGCTGATGCAGTGCTGTGCCTAGCTGGTGTGAGCAAAGCTGTTTGATTCTGTGTAGCTGTCATTGAACTACCCAGCCCTACAAAATGGGGAAGCACAGTGTGCACCTcagacagcagcacagctgatggGCATCTGCATAAGCAGACTTCTAGCCATAGCCTAACTTGTGAACATCTGACTGGCAGTCTCATGAGCAGATCTCTTTCGAAAGGGTGTTGAGATGGGAAGAAACTGCTGTTGCAAACATGAATAGCAGCAGTCCTGAACCAGATGTAGTATATGGCCCTGTGGGGTTGGTCTTATGATGGATCATGAGCTGAGCACTCTCTAATAGAGCTCTATCTTCATTGTCAGCACAATGATAAGGTGCTCTACACTGTGGCACTCAAGCTCACGTATGGCCCTCCTGAACGTAGACTGACTGTGGAGTCAAGAATGCTTTGTGCACCAGGTAACGCATGGAGAAAGAACCTGATCTGCTTCTGCCCTGAGGAAACTGGTGTTATATTTAACAAAGATGTTGTTGCAGGTCCAGCAATCTGTAATGCAACACACATGACTGTTGCCATCCCAGCCTTCCCAGGGACCCTTATGGCTGTGGGTGCAGAGGATAAGACCATACCCATGGACCAGCTTCAGGAAAATGGGATTGCTCTGGACACAAAGACAGGGGTCAAGCTGCATATTAGCAGGGAAATCCTGAAGTCCAGGGTGAGTTCTGATCTTCAAGTCACAGGAGTTGGTCTGATTACAACTCCTTGGTGCTTACTGAGAATGAGAGCATAGTAGCTTTGACCTTGACTAAGCACCTGTCAAGTCAGCCATGTGTGCTGTGGCTGGCTGAGGGCAGTTGTGATTAAGAGGAATGTACAGTGACTTTATAATACATAGACATCACTCAAAGGTAACTTGGGTTTTATGAAGTCTCTTGGCAAAAACAGCTGGATGTGAAAATATTCCTCTTGGAGTAGGTTGGTACTTGGCATGCCTGGAGCAATGCAAATTAACAAACTAGCTGAGTGCGAAGAGTACCATGGCTTCAGGGCAAGGGAACCGGCTCTAACACATGCATGTGTTAAAATGAGCTCTTGTAGTTACACTCCAGGAGAGTAACTCTTGTCTTTCAGCTACATGGGGAGAGCTGCTCAGGACTTCAGTCCTACATGTCCTCTTTGAAACTGACTTTTCACTTCTATGGGGAGACTGTGACAATGGTGATGCACCCAGAGTGCCCCTGTGACCAGCATGCACCAATAGGTAAGTGACTGCCTTCTGCAATGGATGTGGCCCATGTGCTGGTCAGATGGTAATCCTTCAGCATGGCTTGTTCTTAAACCAGTTCTTCACAGGAAAGGGCATCTCTGGTCAGAGCACAACAGCTTTTGGCAGACTGAGCTGTCACTGGCTGGCATGCCAATTTATGTGAACCTCTCTTACAGCTGCTGTATGCACCCAGGATGGGTACATGGATTTTGAAATCCTTGCTGACAGTACTACCCCACTGCTAGACTTGGATACCCTTAGGCTCAGAGATCCTGCATGCCGGCCAGCCTTCAAGTCGTCTTTGAATGACAGAGTTTGGTTTCATGTCCCACTGAATGGATGTGGGACCAGGTACTGGGTAAGTGTGTAGCCAGGATTGATGGGGAGGGCTTTGTGCATTGGGAATGCCCTCACTAATGCTGTTATTTGTCTGCAGTTGGATGGGGAAAAGATTGTTTATGAGAATGAGGTGAGGGCACTATGGGCAGACCTTCCACTGCGCAGGATCTCAAGGGACAGTGAACTCAGGTGTGTTTGGAAACTTCTTTGGGTAATACTTAGTCCTGGATATTCTATATATGAACATGACTTAGCTGCTCCTTCCTTGTTACAGACTAACAGTCCTGTGCTCCTTCAGTAATGGTGATGCCTCCCTCACTATAAAGGTAGACAGCCTTCCTCCTCTGGCTTCTTCAGTGAACCAAGGTCCCCTCTCCTTAGTTCTTCTAAGCTACCCAGGTAAAGCTGACTCTGGGCTCAGGTGGCTGGGAAGCTACTGGAGCTTGTGGAGGGGAGGATGAGGAGTGAACTCTTGTGGTGCATGGGCTTCTAATGACCTGATGTGcttcctttcctcccacccatGCTACCTGAGGCAGATGCCTTAAATCTGTGACTCTAGGACAAACTGCAGCTGGTAGACCAGGTGCTGTTGAAGAGCTCCAGACCAGAGTTTCTTCAGGACTCTCTTATCTAACAAGGCTTTTGTTCTTGCAGAGGACTCATACAGGCAGCCGTACCGTGATGATCAGTACCCAATAGTAAGGTACCTACGGCAGCCCATCTTCCTGGAAGTTCAGGTCCTGAACCGCAATGATCCCAACCTCCATCTGGTATTGGATGACTGTTGGGCAACAGCTTCACAAGATCCAAGCTCACTTCCCCAGTGGAATATTGTTGTTGATGGGTGAGTGCCCTGCTAGATAAATGGAAGCACTTTTGGCAGTGGGTGCGCGGATTCCCTAATTCTCCCCTGCCTCCCCTTTAGGAACAGAGCCCCAGGTACAAGGGCTTCACTTGAGGTGGCCTTCCAGGTATAAAGTACTGGTATGCTGGAACTTTTACAAAGATAGCAGCACCTCTACCCTGAACTTTagcctgcttaaaaaaaaaaaaccaaaacaaaacaaaaaaacaaaaaccaaacaaaccttcCCTACCCTGCTGTTCTGACTTGCTTCTTACCTATTGGCAGGTGTGAGTATGACCTGGACAGCTACAGGACTGTGTTTCATCCTGTGGGGCACAGTGTCAGCTATGCAAACTACCGCCAAAGGCTGGAAGTGAAGACTTTTGCTTTTGTGTCTGGTGACAAAGCCCTCCCTGGCCTAGTAGGTGACATTCTCCTACTTAGAGCAGTCAGTAGGAGCAGTTGTCCCAAAATGAATGGACCTCTCATTCTCTGTCCTAGGTATACTTCCACTGCAGTGTTCTGATCTGTGACCGTTTTCAACCAGACTCCCCTTTGTGTGTGACAAGATGCCCGAGGCCATCTAGAAGCAAGCGAGGTAATGAGTAAGCAGATGTTAGGTTGTACTGATCCAAGATAATGCACTGTACTATGGGGTTCACCTCTACTACATTACTGTTGTAGACAGTGGGATGCCAGGTGTGAACTCTGCAGTGGTGAGCTTGCGGGGTCCTGTCCTCCTTGTGCCAGAAGGATGGTCTGCAACCCAAGGTACTAAGCCCGTGTGGTACTAATGTATGTAACCTGGGTTTAGTGAAGAGCTGTCTCCACAAACTatctttctgcttgctttgtaGGGAGCACTCTCTTGAGCAAGGAGGCATGGGCTGGCATTACAATGACTGCTGCTGGTATTCTCTCTCTGGTGGCCACAATGCTACTACTTTTGGCTTTTCTTAAATGCCTAAAGAGAAGAGCATCCATGGTAAATGTGGCATGTTAGTGTAGTTTTTACAAATAAACTTGGAGTAGAAATGTGACTGCAAAAGTCTTCTGGATGACTTGTTTAGCTGTGGAGTTGTTGCTATACAGCATTGAAGGAACTAGAGTGGACAAAGATGAATGTCTTGCTGAGGAGTGGCACTGCTCTCAATGTCTTTGGTCAGAGTGCTCTAACAAACTAGAATTGAAGCTTTTAAAAGGTTAAGCTTTTGGGGTGAGACTCAAGTGACAATGGCACCTTCCCTTATGCTGGATGGTTTCTTTACCTCCTTAGTTTATGTTACAGGGTGACTGACAGGGTactaattaatttcttctaataCTGTGAGAACTAGCTCCTTAGTAAGATTCCTTTGAGTTCTCCTGCCCTCTCTTAGGATTGTAGGAGAGGacttaactgaagaaaaacattagtTTAAGGTGAAGTAGTGCTCCTGAGCTGTGCAGTGATATTTAGGTCTGATGTTGGTAACTCAGTATCACCTAGACCCTTTACAGCAGTAACCAAATACTCTGTATAAACTTAGTACTAGTTTAGCCAGGGCTATGTGAAAACAAGCAGTGTTTTGTGACACCTGCTCTGCAGAATCAAAGCCCAGCTGTGAATTGCACTTCATGTTGGTCACCTAGACTACAAAAATTCTAGATTCAATCTTGGGTGAACATAAGGATTTAACAGGGGCGAATGATAGCTGCTCAGTGAATGTTTTGTGGCCCTTAAGTAAAAGTACATGGAGATACATGTTCCAGGTAGTAACTTCACTCTAATTGCTAAAGATCAGTCTGTGCAGCAGTACTCAATGCCACATTGCTTTTCAAGGCAAAGTCAGTCATAATTTCACTTGGTTCTGGCTTGTCATAATCAAGTGCCTGGATTGTGGGGGTGAGGAGGGCCATGTGTAGGCTATAGCCTGTAATCAGCCTTAAGCTTACTGTTAGTGAATGTGGAAATGAATCAACTGGCTAGAAAAGACAAGTTTCCTGCTGAGACTTTTAAAGGCCAAGACAGCTGCTATGTTAATGAGTGATGTCAGTTTGTCAAAGTTTCTGGACTTGAAAACTGCATGTGTGGGgctctgctgttgcttttcagtttaaaatgtgtTCAGGCAGTGCCCTCTGGCACAGGCTGATGTGCTCTAGCCCATAGAGGCTTGGAGACCTTTAGTTGCCTGAAACTCAAGCTCAGTTTCAATGTATAAAATGAACTTCCACATAAGGGAAACTTGAGGGCAACAGAGATGGCTAAAGAGGACTTGGCTGATAGAGATGGGGAATATGCTGTGTTATCTGTATGGCTTCAGGAATGTTGTTTCTAACAATAGCAAAACCCTTCGAAGCAGTGATATTTTTTTGATTTCATGCCTCACTGCTACAGGCAGGGAGGACTAAATGTGATGGAATAAGTTGTCCTAGAACAATTTAAGTTTAGGTACTTGTACCTCTAGGACTAGAAAGTGACCATGTAAAAAGTAGTCCCTTAATCTGCTTGTTTTGTGCCTTCAAATTGGTTTCAGTGCTCTAGCTCTGCATTCCTGAGGAGCTGAAGACTGTGTAATATAGTTTCTAAAATCACTGGCTGATTCTTAACTACACTTGGGTCAAAGATCACAAGCTTCTTGAGGCTGAATGAAGCTCAGCAGTGGTATGTTAAACCCCTGGCTGTTCAGCTGTGGTCTGGGGCTGCCCTTCTGTACCTCTGGAATAAAAACCCTGTTCCCCTTTGCTCTGGCATCAGTGTGCTGCTGTTGGGTACAGCTGCCCTTCTACTGGCCATGTTTCCCTTGCATTAGACTGCTGTGGCTACTCACAGTTATGCTTTTGGCAGCCAACAGCCCACCTGTGGCATGGGCACCTGAAGGAGATGGACCTGCAACTAGTGATAACCTGGTCCAGTCCTTTCATACCGAACATCAGCTTCAGGATTTCTAGTTGTTTCACTCAGCAGCAGGTGCTTGGCATCTGCCTCTAATTGGGTACTAAGCTCTTGAAAGAAACTATCTCATGCTGCAAATTTGTGAGCTGATTGCTACCTTCTCTTCTGTTGCAGCTAGCAGTTTCTGTTGTTTGGCCACCTCTACCTTTGTAGGTCTGGTCCTCATTTTCAGATACATTGCTGTTAGTAATGTATCTTAGAAGGTTTCTTTAATACCTTATCTGCTTGTTCTAGTCCCTGTAGACCAATTAGTGGCTTATTTTAGAGCTTCTAGCAGTtgataacaaaacaaacatatcTCTGATGTAGAAAAATCTCACCCTCTCTGGAACAGATTGTGTGTTCTGTCACTTAAACAGCTTACAAATGAGGTATCTATATTGTAACTGGGTAACAGTTAATTTTCCCAAGTGGCCCATTTTAAAGAGAGCAAGAACAGTCCCCAGTATCACCTTGCTCTCTAACTGTAAGCCTCAAAGCTTCCCTACAGAGAAAGGCAATACAATTACTAGTGTTTTTAGGGAAACAGGGGCACAGAGGGAGCCTGTTCATGATTATTGATAAGCAAATAAATGGATTTTAGGCTAAGAGTTTGGAAGTTAACTCAGGCTTCTTGAGTCTTGATCTAATGCTTTTTCTGCTAGATTATACTGTGTTGCAGTAGTGGTCAGCCAGGGATAATGGGATGctttgaaaatagtttaaaaccAAGGGCCTAAAAGGCTCATGAATAGGTTTGTTGCTCATTACTAACAAATTATTTCTGGTTCTACTACTCTTAGCCTCCCTGTCATCTTACATAATAAATATTTGGGGCCAGTTATGgattgtagaaaaatgtgtttttgtttAGTGGATCCATTTCACGTTTGCTGCCTTTACTTTTCTTAGGGCTTTCTACTACCTGTCAGAGTGGAGAGCATTCAGTGCAGCACTCTTACACTGGTAATTATTTGTCTATCGTGTATTCCCTCTCTTGCATCTACTTATGAAACTGAATACTGCTAGTCCTCTTAAATCTCCTCACTGAAGATTTGGCTTTAACAATGACTAAATACTGAATTCCTGATTGTCTTTGTTCTGAAATCTCCCATTGCTGTGTTACATTCCTGTTGAACTTTGCAGCCAATTTCCTCTTTGAAATGCTTATCAAATGCTTTTGTTCACAATTGTAATTCCATTcaattgtgtttgtttttttttaaaaaaatccatattgtGCCAACATCTGCAGTATGTGCAGCTCTTCCAGCTGTCCTTGTAAATGTGAGCTCTGTGCCGCAGCTGGGGATTAAAACCTGGGCTTTATTTAAATCAGTTGGCAACActcagcatttgttttaaaacattactgtaaaaaatctttctctttagTATATGATTCAGATAATTAGAAGGGGTCTTTGGAGGAATATTTACAGTGAAGCTGGAGCCTGCCTTTTCTGAACACAGCAGGCTAGAAGGATATTGGGAAAACCACAGAGTGGAATGGACTCTTCCTGCTGCTAGAGCTGATGTTCTGGTGGCCAGAAGTTCCATGATTGCTTAACAGGAGCACTAGGAGTATGTAATTTTGGGGTCTTTGAAAACGGAGTGAGGAAAAAGAGGTggtttttgaaaggaaaaaagggttgTGAGTAACAGATAAAGCTGTTTTGTCTGTAATACTTAATTACTAAAGCAAAATAGTTGTGTTGATGCTTGGAAGAGAAGCTACTTATACCTGTTATTTCCCCTATCCCCCTGCTTAAGAGGCACTTAAATTATAAAGACAAAGGAACTGTGTAGCAATAAGTTTCAGTTAGCTTTCTAATAGGTTTTTTTACATGCAAGTCTTCCTAATCTGTACAAAAATTGGAAGACTTTTCCAATTTATTAGTGTGCTAGAAGATGCTATAAAAATTTTCCCATGTCACCTTCTGGTGTTGTTTGCATTATTAGTCTTTCTTATCAAAAAGTTAAACTTTAGGTTTGATATGTTGCCCTTCTCACAAAGGAATGTTTTCCAAATTCAAGTAGAAGGGAATTACCATGCAACCATGTAAACTAAATACTGTTAGGTTGCAGGCAGCCAAACAGGGTTTAACAGTATGTTTAGCCTGCAGGCAGAGAGAATGGAGAGTTCTAATGCTGCCTTGGCATTAATGCCATCTCATTTGAAGACTGGTTGTGCCACACCAACTTAATTAGATTCCATTTGACCTGTGGTTTCTTTACGGTCTGTGAGGTTACAGTAACTGATCTCTACTCCTCTAGGACTTGATAACTGGGACAGCTCTGTTAAACTGAATGTTAACTTGCTATACCACTTCCTACTCCTGCTGTCATCACCAGTATCAGAGCTTCTGTGCTTAGTGCCTTCACTTGTacaattttctttgcttttgttttatacCAAACCACTAATTTTCAGGGGAAACTCTACTTCTGTAGCCATGTGAAGAATGTGACTTGTATTAGCAGTTACTCTTCTGCGCTAAACCAAATAGTGACAGAGTTCTAAAGTGCTGGGATTAGTGAGGTTCAGCtgtacttcttttaaaaacatcaaCATTTGGAATTGCATCCAAAGCAAATACATTGGAAACCCTCAATCCTAGAGCTGGTAGCAGAGCAAAAGCACTGAGTCACTAAAGATTTGCTGCACACTTGAGGCACACAAAGGTCTTGGATCTTTAGTTTTACTGTCCCCTAAATGAAGCCTAAGGCTTTTCTTCAGGAAAGGTGGTTGCACTCAGAACTTCAGTAGGGCAAGAAATATAGTAAGAGTGTTTCGTTAAAAGGTCAGTCTATGTTTCAAAAATGTCACTGTAGTTGTTCATTGCAGCTTTCAGTATAGACAAAGACAGTGATATCTGTAGATGTACAAGTCCATTTCAAGCAAGGCAGTTTGTTATGCaattatgcttttaattttgtatCCTGTACACATTGCCTTACACAGTCAAGGAAATGAAGCATAAAAATACAATTGCATGTGACAATGAAAAGGGATGAAAATGCTCTGTCGCACTATGAGTGTAACAGCCTTAGGTTAAACATTGTCTGGCAACTTTGTGTAAACAGGGAGAGTGATCATCACAAGTCCAGCTCTGTTCTTTGGGCATGCAGGGCTTCGGATGAAGTCAGTGGACAGACTTTGCTAATGCTAATTGTCAAGCATGCTGTGCATAAATAGCACAGGGCTGGGGACTCATCTGCTGCTTCACTTAAGACTTATTAATGAGCTACTTTTAATACAACAGATTTCAGGGTACATTTTctaaatattaatgtaaattcCATGCAAGGAGAGCATGGAGTACTGATAACATGATCATTAGGAAAGACTTATGCTGTTAGTCACAGTTACAGTGTCAACAGAAGTGCCATGAAATTATGAATTTCACACTGGAGCCATTTATTTGCAAGTCACTCTTACTATTTATCAACCTGATGGGGTTAGGGTTGAAGTGATTACTTAAGCTATTGTCCAGCGAACAACCTACTGTACTTAAGTCCTATTGACTTAGCACTTGGATGGAATATGAAGAATTTCTGCAAAAGCTAGACAAGTGGTGCTTGACAAAGAGGGTTTGTGCACTTGACAGCATGTTGTACTTAACTGTATGGGCTTTTAGCTCATCTGAGCTGAACAAGGCTGATATTCTTAATATTTCCcccctctccatctttctcctTGTTCCTAAGTGTGGGAAAAGACTGGTGCCTGTTCAGGCAGAGAAGTGTTTCCTTGTCTCTTATTGCTGGACGGAGTTTGAACCTCCGCTTCTGGATGGTTAGAATTTACTAAATAACATATTGGCTGATGTGAATGTGCTGTGAAAGATAAATGTTAGTCAACATCcccataaattaaaatatttctcctaTAGCTTGCATGTATGAATTTAGAGATCTGCACTAGTGAGGGTGTTTAAAATACCTTTGCCCCAACTCTCCTTAGAAAGACTTAGGATGTTCAGGGTCCCCCAGGATGTAGGGATTAGGGCTGCAGGAGTGGTTGCCCATTGAGGCATGTCTGTGTCTGAAGTAAGGGCCAGTGAACTAGATCCTTGGGGCTGGGTAGGCTGAGGACCTGGTTGGGAATGGTGCCACTGGGGTGGGAAAGGCTCCTGCCGTTTCCCTGCTAGGCTGGTGCTGTTCTGCAGGAAACCaagaaagcagctgagaaaaTGGGACCTCTGCACCATCTCCCCAGCCTCCCTTGCTAAAGACTTCTTAGCTCTACCATAGTgtttaataattacaaaaaaaaacacccaaacaaccTACACCCTCATTTGAGGGATGGCCTTACTGTCTCCAGTAAAAACACCTGGTCTGTGCTGACCtagttttatttcttcagcataTCCCTATCAAAAACCATGCTAATGTGGTGATGGCACAGCACTGAAAGCAGATCTTGTTAAAAGGACATGGTGAGAAGCTTTGAAATGACAGTGACTGATAAAGATGCAAAGGTCAGGGCAGCAGGAGTGAAACTGTTCCATGGTAACCTGCTGGTAACTGAGCGTTCACAGCTTTAGCTCCAGATAAGTGCTGATGACAGAATGAATTACATaatgaaaaagcaatttaaaatgcagaaggaaatggtTCATGTGGAGCCAGACTCTGAGCTGGAATAAATTCACTTGCTTCAGTGTCTGAGTTTATTAAGCCTGTTCCCTTCAACAAAAGATGAGTATAATGGAAATTCAGGGAAAAGGATTAAATCCCTTCAGCTGTGTATCCACATACGAGCTGGGGTCTAAAGCTTTTGAGTGTTATCACTTGAGACAGGTATAATGGTTCTATTGCTCTGTCTATGGAAGTGCCTCCTGAAAAGCTATTGGAGACAGCCTTGCCTCGGGGGTTGCTGGCTATGTGGTTTTGTAATAGTTGTTTGCTGAATTAacatgctattaaaataaatggctCCTGGATATTGAAAGAGGTAGAGATAAAGATCTCCTATGTTATGGAGGGCATATAAATAATCATAGTATGTTTCTTCATTTGCAGTGCTGATGTTTAGTTTATAGGAGTGGGAATAAATCAAGCTAGTTATGAAGTTTGtaacttttaatttattaaaattaaagtaGGTTGTACTTTCTAGCAACTGAGTATTCTTGGTAAAGAATTTGGTCTGGCCTTTATGATCTCTtgaaacataaaagcattttctAAGCAGCTTTAATTTGATTT includes these proteins:
- the ZP2 gene encoding zona pellucida sperm-binding protein 2, yielding MQDRAFTSPESAKLWEHDPKLPGTHRFSTNLMMLGIRGREMTNVSGEEIVSCDPTVDYERLLLSVLFVNCTSLEHGQHLLRLRLVVNDTMGEEKNVTYSTRCHSVHADEIITPFFAGATNCTKDFMAVTFQRLIPGFSDEHMVPAAPMTWTLSVDDGTRIHQLSLGQAMQQGYNFLADGHNLIFQVAFTATGVVSYKHNDKVLYTVALKLTYGPPERRLTVESRMLCAPGPAICNATHMTVAIPAFPGTLMAVGAEDKTIPMDQLQENGIALDTKTGVKLHISREILKSRLHGESCSGLQSYMSSLKLTFHFYGETVTMVMHPECPCDQHAPIAAVCTQDGYMDFEILADSTTPLLDLDTLRLRDPACRPAFKSSLNDRVWFHVPLNGCGTRYWLDGEKIVYENEVRALWADLPLRRISRDSELRLTVLCSFSNGDASLTIKVDSLPPLASSVNQGPLSLVLLSYPEDSYRQPYRDDQYPIVRYLRQPIFLEVQVLNRNDPNLHLVLDDCWATASQDPSSLPQWNIVVDGCEYDLDSYRTVFHPVGHSVSYANYRQRLEVKTFAFVSGDKALPGLVYFHCSVLICDRFQPDSPLCVTRCPRPSRSKRDSGMPGVNSAVVSLRGPVLLVPEGWSATQGSTLLSKEAWAGITMTAAGILSLVATMLLLLAFLKCLKRRASMVNVAC